The proteins below are encoded in one region of Streptomyces ficellus:
- a CDS encoding helix-turn-helix domain-containing protein → MGELVKKFRGKAGMTQKDLADRLLMSESLVGAYERAERIPTTAFLADADAALGAGGVLRSCAELMEGEKYSPKFFNWVRTIGEATSYSAYESMVVPGMLQTPAYVRALYEVRVPAYEPEVIDEYVEARLERQSALDRKPRLALSYVIEESVFQRPIGGEAVLKEQLLHVLECLRTRNHVTLQVMPTRRYEHASVIGSLQLMSTRDGRNLAYSEGHFVGTLVSKPEEVNQLIDRFGALRAQALTPWESVELIERMAAQL, encoded by the coding sequence GTGGGTGAGCTGGTCAAGAAGTTCCGGGGCAAGGCGGGCATGACGCAGAAGGACCTCGCGGACCGGCTGCTGATGTCGGAGTCGCTGGTCGGCGCGTACGAGCGCGCGGAACGCATCCCGACGACGGCGTTCCTGGCCGACGCGGACGCGGCGCTGGGGGCGGGCGGGGTGCTCAGGTCGTGCGCGGAGCTGATGGAGGGGGAGAAGTACTCGCCGAAGTTCTTCAACTGGGTTCGCACCATCGGCGAGGCGACGAGCTACAGCGCCTACGAGAGCATGGTGGTCCCGGGCATGTTGCAGACACCGGCCTACGTGCGTGCGCTGTACGAGGTGCGAGTCCCGGCGTACGAGCCCGAGGTCATCGACGAGTACGTGGAGGCTCGGCTTGAGCGGCAATCGGCCCTTGATCGCAAGCCTCGACTGGCTTTGAGTTATGTGATCGAGGAGTCGGTGTTCCAGCGGCCGATCGGTGGCGAGGCGGTGCTCAAGGAACAGCTTCTGCACGTACTGGAGTGCCTGCGCACGAGGAATCATGTCACGCTGCAGGTCATGCCGACCCGACGCTACGAGCACGCGTCTGTCATCGGGTCACTGCAACTGATGAGTACCCGGGACGGCCGTAACCTCGCCTACTCCGAGGGACACTTCGTCGGTACGTTGGTCTCCAAGCCCGAAGAGGTGAACCAGCTCATCGACCGCTTCGGCGCGTTGCGGGCACAGGCGCTCACGCCGTGGGAGTCGGTGGAGCTGATCGAGAGGATGGCGGCGCAGCTGTGA
- a CDS encoding GOLPH3/VPS74 family protein has translation MSVTLAEEIALLSLDDESGAAKDRQSAGWAVAGGILLELAMAGRVTVADGRLTVTDPTPTGTALLDGRLAQLVEWTARKSPRKVSDWLTKDQSKAVAATAQSLRERGLVTEERSKVLGLFPVRRYPEADGSVEQELRARLTSVVVHATEPDDRTSGLVSLLHAAKLHRIAFPDVPRKLVAPRMAAIAEGQWAGDGVREAIRNMQAAMVAITVATTATVIL, from the coding sequence ATGTCCGTCACGCTGGCCGAGGAAATAGCGCTGCTCTCACTGGACGACGAGTCCGGCGCCGCGAAGGACCGGCAGTCGGCCGGCTGGGCGGTCGCGGGCGGCATCCTGCTGGAGCTGGCCATGGCCGGACGGGTCACCGTCGCCGACGGACGGCTGACCGTCACCGACCCGACCCCCACCGGCACGGCGCTGCTCGACGGGCGCCTCGCCCAACTCGTCGAGTGGACGGCCCGCAAGAGCCCGCGCAAGGTCTCCGACTGGCTCACCAAGGACCAGTCCAAGGCGGTCGCCGCGACGGCGCAGAGCCTGCGCGAGCGCGGCCTCGTCACCGAGGAGCGCAGCAAGGTGCTCGGCCTCTTCCCGGTACGCCGCTACCCGGAGGCCGACGGCTCGGTGGAGCAGGAGTTGCGCGCCCGGCTCACCTCGGTCGTCGTCCACGCCACGGAGCCGGACGACCGCACCTCCGGGCTCGTCAGCCTGCTCCACGCGGCCAAACTGCACCGCATCGCCTTCCCGGACGTCCCCCGCAAGCTGGTCGCGCCCCGCATGGCGGCGATCGCCGAGGGCCAGTGGGCGGGCGACGGCGTCCGCGAGGCGATCCGGAACATGCAGGCCGCGATGGTGGCGATCACCGTGGCGACCACCGCCACCGTCATCCTCTGA
- a CDS encoding helix-turn-helix transcriptional regulator, translating into MASTSRRALHLLSLLGSRRLWPMRELATRLGVSERTVRRDIETLRRLDYPVTTVHGPDGGYRLGAGHTLPPLRFDDEQALAVAVALQTAPSTVFGLADDAARALAALERVMPAPLRASMESLRLTRLRNYWEFPAPPIDAAALTAVGAAVRHRHVLVTEALRADGSRPEPGDDDFRPARRVEPHHLVVWAGRWYVVAYDLADRAWRVRRVDRLHPRPTTHPFTARELPGGDLARFVMSSHDRGDTVAAWPCTGSARLGLPAGVVARWAPGGSVVEHLDDEHCRLTLGAWSWAGIAGILATFDAELTEVRPRELVQAGRRLATRFS; encoded by the coding sequence ATGGCGAGCACTTCACGACGGGCGTTACACCTGCTGTCCCTCCTCGGATCGCGCCGCCTGTGGCCGATGCGCGAGCTGGCCACCCGGCTGGGGGTCAGCGAGCGCACGGTCCGCCGCGACATCGAGACCCTGCGCCGGCTCGACTACCCGGTCACCACCGTCCACGGCCCCGACGGCGGCTACCGGCTCGGTGCCGGGCACACCCTCCCGCCGCTGCGGTTCGACGACGAGCAGGCCCTGGCGGTCGCGGTGGCGCTGCAGACCGCGCCCAGCACGGTGTTCGGCCTGGCGGACGACGCGGCGAGGGCGCTGGCCGCCCTGGAACGGGTGATGCCCGCCCCGCTGCGGGCGTCCATGGAGTCCCTGCGCCTGACCAGGCTGCGGAACTACTGGGAGTTCCCCGCGCCACCCATCGACGCGGCCGCGCTCACCGCCGTGGGCGCCGCGGTGCGCCACCGCCACGTACTCGTCACCGAAGCGCTGCGGGCCGACGGCTCGCGCCCGGAACCCGGCGACGACGACTTCCGGCCCGCCCGCCGCGTCGAACCCCACCACCTGGTCGTCTGGGCCGGCCGGTGGTACGTGGTCGCCTACGACCTCGCCGACCGGGCGTGGCGGGTGCGCCGCGTCGACCGCCTTCACCCGCGCCCCACGACGCACCCCTTCACCGCGCGCGAGCTGCCGGGAGGCGACCTCGCCCGGTTCGTCATGAGCAGCCACGACCGCGGGGACACCGTCGCCGCCTGGCCGTGCACCGGGAGCGCCCGGCTCGGGCTGCCCGCCGGGGTCGTCGCCCGCTGGGCGCCGGGCGGCTCGGTCGTCGAACACCTCGACGACGAGCACTGCCGGCTCACCCTCGGCGCGTGGTCCTGGGCCGGGATCGCCGGCATCCTCGCCACCTTCGACGCGGAACTCACCGAGGTCCGCCCCCGCGAACTCGTCCAGGCGGGCCGGCGCCTGGCGACCCGTTTCTCATAG
- a CDS encoding oxidoreductase, with translation MELDLAGKTAVVTGASRGVGLAITRQLVAEGVRVVGAARTITAELKEAGAHPVAVDLSTPEGAEELGAQALAELGGVDILVNNLGGGDTFTLNGFLATDDALWARAFEVNLFGTVRVTRRLLPSILERRGSVVNVSSMSARLPGTGPIEYGAAKAGLNAFGKALSEEFGPRGVRVNTVSPGPTRTGMWEDADGFGARLAEANGVGHRAFVAGVPAAMGMTTGRMVEADEVAAVVAFLSSDRAASVTGADYVIEGGGIKTV, from the coding sequence ATGGAGCTCGATCTCGCCGGAAAGACCGCGGTCGTCACCGGGGCCAGTCGGGGCGTGGGCCTCGCGATCACCCGGCAGCTCGTCGCCGAGGGGGTCCGCGTGGTCGGCGCGGCCCGCACGATCACGGCCGAACTGAAGGAGGCCGGTGCCCACCCCGTAGCGGTGGACCTGAGCACGCCGGAAGGCGCCGAGGAGCTGGGGGCGCAGGCGCTCGCGGAACTCGGCGGAGTGGACATCCTGGTCAACAACCTGGGCGGCGGCGACACGTTCACCCTGAACGGGTTCCTCGCCACCGACGATGCCCTGTGGGCGCGGGCCTTCGAGGTCAACCTGTTCGGCACGGTCCGGGTCACCCGCCGGCTGCTGCCGAGCATCCTGGAGCGTCGCGGTTCGGTGGTGAACGTCTCGTCGATGAGTGCCCGCCTGCCGGGCACGGGCCCGATCGAGTACGGCGCCGCGAAGGCGGGGCTCAACGCGTTCGGCAAGGCGCTGTCCGAGGAGTTCGGCCCGCGGGGTGTACGGGTGAACACCGTCTCCCCCGGCCCGACGCGTACCGGGATGTGGGAGGACGCCGACGGCTTCGGTGCCCGCCTCGCGGAGGCGAACGGCGTCGGACACCGCGCATTCGTGGCCGGGGTGCCCGCGGCGATGGGCATGACCACGGGCCGCATGGTCGAGGCGGACGAGGTCGCGGCCGTCGTCGCGTTTCTCTCCTCGGACCGCGCGGCAAGCGTGACCGGCGCCGATTACGTCATCGAGGGCGGCGGCATCAAGACGGTGTGA
- a CDS encoding helix-turn-helix domain-containing protein: MSDNELGLFLRTRREAVTPAEVGLPAGPRRRTPGLRRAELATLAGVSVEYVTRLEQGRDRHPSAQVISALADALRLTTSERVHLHRLTKGPGGGLCTGAAPALTVRPTVRALLDRLEPAPAVLLNRLGDLLGWTAGYERLTEPLGLLEGTPPNLARFVFGDRRARDAFPDWDRVADEQVAALKHDPFLADPHVAALTNELTVTAGAAFTDRVRTLPGLPAATGVTRLAHPEAGALRLAYETLELPADDDQRLIVHLPADETTATALDRLTGRRPGALRSVPA; this comes from the coding sequence GTGAGCGACAACGAGTTGGGGCTGTTCCTGCGCACGCGCCGCGAGGCGGTCACCCCCGCCGAGGTGGGCCTGCCCGCCGGGCCGCGACGCCGCACGCCCGGCCTGCGCCGCGCGGAACTGGCCACGCTCGCCGGGGTGAGCGTCGAGTACGTGACGCGCCTGGAGCAGGGCCGTGACCGGCACCCGTCGGCGCAGGTCATATCCGCCCTGGCGGACGCCCTGCGGCTGACGACGAGCGAGCGCGTCCACCTGCACCGCCTGACCAAGGGCCCCGGCGGCGGCCTGTGCACGGGCGCGGCACCCGCACTGACCGTGCGGCCGACCGTACGGGCGCTGCTGGACCGGCTCGAACCCGCCCCGGCGGTCCTGCTCAACCGGCTCGGTGACCTGCTCGGCTGGACGGCCGGGTACGAACGGCTCACCGAGCCCCTCGGCCTGCTGGAGGGCACCCCGCCGAACCTCGCCCGGTTCGTCTTCGGCGACCGGCGGGCCCGGGACGCCTTTCCGGACTGGGACCGCGTCGCCGACGAGCAGGTCGCCGCCCTCAAACACGACCCCTTCCTCGCGGACCCCCATGTGGCCGCCCTGACGAACGAGTTGACGGTCACGGCGGGCGCGGCGTTCACCGACCGGGTACGTACGCTGCCGGGCCTCCCGGCGGCCACCGGCGTCACCCGCCTCGCCCACCCCGAGGCGGGTGCGCTGCGCCTGGCGTACGAGACGCTGGAGCTGCCCGCCGACGACGACCAGCGGCTGATCGTCCACCTCCCCGCCGACGAGACCACCGCCACCGCCCTGGACCGCCTCACCGGCCGCCGGCCGGGCGCCCTGCGATCCGTCCCCGCCTGA
- a CDS encoding FAD-dependent oxidoreductase — MRVVVVGGGIGGLALGAGLRRHPGFQVTVFDRDGEVAATGGYHITLDGRAQTALGKLVAPEFTERLLASASALRLRDRDAFWDHRGRLLGHGPDLGQDAGIDVDRITLRTLLAEAVGDDLRLGRTVSGVGHDAHGAPQVRFADAPPVTADLVVGADGVHSLVARHLAGGPTNSPAGVIGFSGRTALGDLSPREQRRLGPRSGLALGPRGTALYVGFLDPVGNAVLDAPELRMSVTTGPTYIWGAMLPESVETDALRGLRAGALRAALLDRFRRRGWAEATLEVIARADPGGVAAFRFNAASTRAADLAPWPAGPVTALGDAVHATPPTAGMGAGAAIRDAAALLEQLGEVAGGAATLPEAVGRFEAGMRLRGSEVLTLAMEGVRLILATADADAAATPGGTAPDTVG; from the coding sequence ATGCGTGTCGTGGTGGTCGGTGGCGGGATCGGAGGGCTCGCGCTCGGCGCGGGACTGCGTCGTCACCCGGGATTTCAGGTGACGGTGTTCGACCGCGACGGCGAGGTAGCGGCGACGGGCGGCTACCACATCACCCTGGACGGGCGGGCGCAGACGGCGCTGGGGAAGCTGGTCGCGCCGGAGTTCACGGAACGGCTGCTGGCGTCGGCCTCGGCACTGCGGCTGCGTGACCGCGACGCGTTCTGGGACCACCGGGGCCGGCTCCTCGGCCACGGACCGGACCTCGGCCAGGACGCCGGTATCGACGTCGACCGCATCACTCTGCGCACCCTGCTCGCGGAGGCCGTCGGTGACGACCTGCGCCTGGGGCGGACCGTGTCCGGCGTCGGCCACGACGCGCACGGCGCGCCCCAGGTGCGGTTCGCGGACGCGCCGCCCGTCACGGCCGATCTGGTGGTGGGCGCGGACGGCGTCCACTCGCTCGTGGCCCGGCACCTGGCCGGGGGGCCGACGAACAGCCCGGCGGGCGTCATCGGGTTCTCCGGCCGGACGGCCCTCGGCGACCTGAGCCCCCGGGAGCAGCGGCGGCTCGGACCGCGCTCGGGGCTGGCGCTGGGCCCCCGGGGGACGGCGCTGTACGTCGGTTTCCTCGACCCGGTCGGCAACGCCGTGCTCGACGCACCCGAGCTGCGGATGTCCGTCACCACCGGACCCACCTACATCTGGGGCGCCATGCTCCCCGAATCCGTCGAGACCGACGCCCTGCGCGGACTGCGGGCCGGCGCGCTGCGGGCCGCGCTGCTGGACCGGTTCCGGCGGCGGGGCTGGGCCGAGGCCACGCTCGAGGTGATCGCCCGCGCCGACCCCGGCGGCGTGGCCGCGTTCCGCTTCAACGCCGCCTCGACCCGCGCGGCCGACCTCGCACCGTGGCCCGCGGGCCCGGTCACCGCGCTCGGCGACGCCGTCCACGCGACACCGCCCACCGCCGGAATGGGTGCCGGCGCGGCGATCCGCGACGCCGCCGCCCTGCTGGAGCAGCTGGGCGAGGTCGCGGGCGGGGCGGCCACACTCCCCGAGGCGGTCGGCCGGTTCGAGGCGGGTATGCGCCTGCGGGGCAGCGAGGTCCTGACGCTGGCCATGGAAGGAGTCCGCCTGATCCTGGCCACCGCCGACGCCGACGCCGCCGCCACCCCGGGCGGGACCGCACCGGATACGGTAGGTTGA
- a CDS encoding Zn-ribbon domain-containing OB-fold protein yields MTAATPDIDPFTRPYWDAAADGRLLIRRCGTCGRAHHYPREFCPHCWSDDVTWERASGRATLYTWSVVHRNDLPPFAGRTPYTAAVVDLAEGPRMMTEVVDCPEDDLRVGMDLIVTFRPAEDRVTAPVFTPPGPDNPSPE; encoded by the coding sequence ATGACCGCGGCCACCCCCGACATCGACCCCTTCACCCGCCCCTACTGGGACGCCGCCGCCGACGGCCGGCTGCTGATCCGGCGCTGCGGCACCTGCGGGCGGGCCCACCACTACCCGCGCGAGTTCTGCCCGCACTGCTGGAGCGACGACGTCACCTGGGAACGCGCGAGCGGCCGCGCCACGCTCTACACCTGGTCCGTCGTCCACCGCAACGACCTGCCGCCCTTCGCAGGCCGCACGCCCTACACGGCCGCCGTCGTCGACCTCGCCGAAGGCCCGCGCATGATGACCGAGGTCGTCGACTGCCCGGAGGACGACCTGCGCGTCGGCATGGACCTGATCGTCACCTTCCGCCCGGCCGAAGACCGCGTCACCGCCCCGGTCTTCACCCCTCCAGGTCCGGATAACCCCAGTCCAGAGTGA
- a CDS encoding DoxX family membrane protein, translating into MRTVWLSGAEWLAVLRVGLGLWWLESWRHKDKKGWFERGTGIAWAAGVARDHRWPAVRTGFQRVVAPRPKLMAYVVVYAELAVGLGLVTGLLTPVALLGGLVLNLLYLVLMIHDWAEQGQNAMMALISLVALLALSWQTWSLDAAIGWLGA; encoded by the coding sequence ATGCGGACCGTCTGGCTCAGCGGCGCCGAATGGCTCGCCGTCCTGCGCGTCGGCCTCGGCCTGTGGTGGCTGGAGAGCTGGCGGCACAAGGACAAGAAGGGCTGGTTCGAACGCGGCACCGGCATCGCCTGGGCCGCCGGAGTCGCCCGCGACCACCGCTGGCCGGCCGTGCGCACCGGCTTCCAGCGCGTCGTCGCGCCCCGGCCGAAACTCATGGCATACGTCGTCGTGTACGCCGAACTCGCCGTCGGACTCGGCCTGGTCACCGGACTCCTGACCCCCGTAGCCCTGCTCGGCGGCCTCGTCCTGAACCTGCTCTACCTCGTCCTGATGATCCACGACTGGGCGGAACAGGGCCAGAACGCGATGATGGCCCTCATCTCGCTGGTCGCCCTGCTCGCCCTGTCCTGGCAGACCTGGTCCCTCGACGCCGCGATCGGCTGGCTCGGCGCATGA
- a CDS encoding DUF397 domain-containing protein — translation MGVGGADREDGGAAVTPALTWFKSSYSSNEEGDCVEVAACPEAVHVRDSKVTGGPTFAVGPAAWAAFVAGAAGPVGDPVRG, via the coding sequence GTGGGAGTCGGTGGAGCTGATCGAGAGGATGGCGGCGCAGCTGTGACCCCCGCACTGACCTGGTTCAAGAGCAGTTACAGCAGCAACGAGGAGGGCGACTGCGTCGAGGTCGCCGCCTGCCCGGAGGCCGTCCACGTACGGGACTCCAAGGTCACCGGCGGGCCGACGTTCGCCGTGGGGCCCGCCGCCTGGGCCGCGTTCGTCGCGGGGGCGGCGGGCCCGGTGGGAGACCCGGTCAGAGGATGA
- a CDS encoding TetR/AcrR family transcriptional regulator, which produces MGRPKQFDPDVAVERAMGVFWRKGYAATTPQDLVDEIGIGKGSLYNTFGSKHALFERALARYRDSQVAWLEALLDHPGSAKDRLRGALEALVRLDLDDPDRRGCMAVNTAAELATSDAGTADTVRRMFARTESAFRVTVEEGQRAGEIAGDRDAAAVAAWLLATVIGMRVLAKTAEDAGQLRRVVDAAMASL; this is translated from the coding sequence ATGGGCAGGCCGAAGCAGTTCGATCCGGACGTGGCGGTGGAGCGCGCGATGGGCGTGTTCTGGCGCAAGGGGTACGCGGCGACGACGCCGCAGGATCTCGTGGACGAGATCGGCATTGGCAAGGGCAGCCTGTACAACACCTTCGGCAGTAAGCATGCCTTGTTCGAACGGGCGCTCGCGCGCTACCGCGACTCGCAGGTCGCGTGGCTGGAGGCGCTCCTCGATCACCCCGGTTCGGCGAAGGACCGACTGAGGGGTGCGCTGGAGGCGCTGGTCCGGCTCGACTTGGACGACCCGGACCGGCGCGGCTGCATGGCGGTCAACACCGCCGCCGAGCTGGCCACGTCGGATGCCGGGACGGCTGACACGGTGCGCAGGATGTTCGCGCGTACGGAGAGCGCGTTCCGGGTGACCGTCGAGGAGGGGCAGCGGGCCGGCGAGATCGCCGGCGACCGTGACGCGGCGGCGGTGGCCGCCTGGCTGCTGGCGACGGTGATCGGCATGCGGGTGCTGGCGAAGACGGCCGAGGACGCCGGGCAGTTGAGGCGGGTCGTGGACGCGGCGATGGCGTCCCTGTAG
- a CDS encoding pyridoxine/pyridoxamine 5'-phosphate oxidase, whose protein sequence is MTDFDETLRSLRVWDTDLPGFDPDTAPAEPLPLFRAWLVAAARAGQVEPHTMALATVDAEGRPDVRTVMLHGADERGWHFASHATSAKGRQLAADPHAALHFYWPAQGRQVRLRGRVASGTPEEAYADLHARSTGALAAALVGRQSEVLGSVAELATASEAAWERARAEPDADAETWTAYVLDADEAEFFQGDARRRHLRLRYRRDAGGAWVRDLLWP, encoded by the coding sequence ATGACCGACTTCGACGAGACCCTGCGCTCCCTGCGCGTCTGGGACACCGACCTGCCCGGCTTCGACCCGGACACCGCGCCCGCCGAGCCCCTGCCGCTGTTCCGCGCGTGGCTCGTGGCGGCCGCCCGCGCCGGGCAGGTGGAGCCGCACACCATGGCGCTGGCCACCGTGGACGCGGAGGGGCGGCCGGACGTGCGGACGGTGATGCTGCACGGGGCCGACGAGCGGGGCTGGCACTTCGCGTCCCACGCCACCAGCGCCAAGGGCCGCCAGCTCGCCGCCGACCCGCACGCGGCGCTCCACTTCTACTGGCCCGCCCAGGGGCGGCAGGTGCGGCTGCGGGGCCGGGTGGCGTCCGGGACGCCCGAGGAGGCGTACGCCGACCTGCACGCCCGCTCGACGGGGGCGCTGGCCGCCGCGCTGGTGGGGCGGCAGAGCGAGGTCCTCGGCTCGGTGGCCGAGCTGGCGACGGCGAGCGAGGCGGCGTGGGAGCGGGCGCGGGCCGAACCGGACGCGGACGCCGAGACCTGGACGGCGTACGTCCTCGACGCGGACGAGGCCGAGTTCTTCCAGGGCGACGCGCGGCGCCGGCACCTCCGCCTGCGCTACCGGCGCGATGCCGGGGGCGCGTGGGTGCGGGACCTGCTGTGGCCCTGA
- a CDS encoding NADPH-dependent FMN reductase, with the protein MSVQPAQPLRLAIVIGSVRDGRFGPVVARWFAGHAESHGRFDVDVIDLAGTELPLALPAVPPAMDPEPARPAGLADVSRRLAEADAVVVVTPDYNRSFPASLKALIDWHYTEWRAKPVGFVGYSGASGGLLAIEQLKQVFGELHAHTVRDYVSFPRYYLLFDEDGNLKDPAEPGAAAEAMLDQLDWWGSVLRDARRDRPYATR; encoded by the coding sequence ATGTCCGTTCAGCCCGCTCAGCCCCTCCGCCTCGCGATCGTCATCGGCAGTGTCAGGGACGGCCGCTTCGGGCCGGTCGTCGCCCGCTGGTTCGCCGGGCACGCGGAGTCGCACGGCCGGTTCGACGTCGACGTCATCGACCTGGCCGGGACCGAGCTGCCGCTCGCCCTGCCCGCCGTGCCCCCGGCGATGGACCCCGAACCGGCCCGGCCCGCCGGGCTGGCGGACGTCAGCCGCCGTCTGGCGGAGGCGGACGCGGTCGTCGTGGTCACGCCCGACTACAACCGCAGCTTCCCCGCCTCCCTCAAGGCCCTGATCGACTGGCACTACACCGAGTGGCGGGCGAAGCCGGTCGGGTTCGTCGGCTACAGCGGCGCGAGTGGCGGTCTGCTCGCCATCGAGCAGCTCAAGCAGGTCTTCGGCGAGCTGCACGCCCACACCGTGCGCGACTACGTCAGTTTTCCCCGCTACTACCTGCTGTTCGACGAGGACGGCAACCTCAAGGACCCGGCCGAGCCCGGGGCCGCCGCCGAGGCGATGCTCGACCAGCTGGACTGGTGGGGCTCGGTGCTCCGGGACGCCCGCCGGGACCGCCCGTACGCCACCCGCTAG